cctctcctctcctctcctctcctctacctgtcctccccttctctctctctacccagccagccatcagcaggagggtccctctacatgagcctggtcctgctcaaggtttcttcctgttaaaagggagtttttccttgccactgctggTTAGGcactgggattctggaaagcgccttgaaacaattttgattgtaaaagacgctatataaataaagattgatttgatttgatttgacggtaaataaataaagattgattgtaTTTCCAGCCTACTGATCTGTGAGGTTCCATGGGGCTTTGCCCTCAGAACTTCTGCTTTAGGGTTTCCTTGGATAGGTGATCAGAATCCTGAGTAGAATTCTGTGTTCTCATAGATGAGAACATCCCTGTCATCCAGTTATACTCAGTAGCATCAGTTCTTTCAGTGTCCTGAACTTCCACAAACAGGATAGAAATGAACTGTTCCTGCATGACGTTTTAGGTCCATTTGTCTGACATACCAACCTCTGGAAGTTGAAGTGGATGGTGGAGTGCCGTGACTGGAATATGGCCCAGAGTCCCCAGAAGAAGTTCGAAGCCTGCAGGAACAACAGAACAACCCAACAATATTTAGTTCTCATTCTAGATTTACACCTATAAATGATATTCTCTGATTGGTTTTGGACTGTGAGAGGAAGACAAAAGCTGAGAACATGGATTCAGAACTCTGATTCTAAATAGATGATGGTGGATCTTGTTCTCTGGTCTTATTCCACTTCATTATGGAAGAATCATAGATATGACGACCTAATGGGATCCTCTGTCAGGAGAGACAGAATAAATGTGATTCCAATGCGATCTAGAACTGttctaaataaaattaaataaattacataAAATTAATAAAGCTGGGGGCTCCATCCATGTGCTGCTTCCAGACTGTTCTTTTGTTCATGAAAAGATCAGTCAGAGTTCAGTCTAGTTTTTCAATGAGAAGAGAACCAACCAGCGAGAACTTGCAGACTTGAACGTAGAGCCGTGTCACCTCTGCGTCTGTGACCCTGACCTCCAGTCCAGAACTGTGTTTGTAGCTCTCCAGATATGCTGTCAGCCAATCacgctgcagctcaacacctggATACCGACTGTAGTTAATGTCCTCCACACCTGGACAACAACACCTGTCAATGTTCTGACGGGAGACATAAGCACAACTATGGGAATATCCACAAGTGGTTTAGACACAAGATACAGAGCAAGTACCACAACAGACAAAACGAGAACAAGAACATACAGAACAGGCACAAAAACACCTAGAGCAGGCCCAATTACACATATaacatgtacaagaacacacagaacaggtacaagaacacacagaaatggcACAGGAACGCATAGAACAAGTGCAAGTACACATAGAACAGGTAAAAGAACATACAGAACAGGCACAAGAACAGACAGAGGAGGtacaaaaacacagaacaggTAAAGCAATACATCGAACAGGCACAAGAACACATAGAACAGGTACAAGAACACAGAGAATAGGTGCAAGAACACATAGAACAGATAAATTAGTTAATCTCTAGAACCGCATGTACTAAACCTTCACTACAGGAAATGTTCAGGAGGAAAAAGTGATACCAAACATTTCATGAATTCATATTTGAAGGATTTCACGCTGGCGTTACGCAGATGACGCCTTATTCTTTCTCATCCGGGAAACTTCTTCTCTCAGTAACTTCCTTCATGTCCAGCAAACAGAATTCTTCTCCAATGGTACCTCAACACCCTACTTCGATTGTAAAGCCGAGTTAGACTTTTTGAACCTTTTTGAACCATTGCTTTTATCTGAACACGATACACATGGGTCTGAAACAGTTCCTTCACCAAAGCGAATATTGACAATTTCTGTTCAATTTCATTTGCATTAAGTGGAATGTGTGACTGAGGCATTGCTGAACGCTGTAAATTGCTGTCATATACATTATGGCCGCATTACAtttacagaaaaacaacaatcacTGGTTTGCTTCCTTCGTACCATCGTGATTTCTAAACGCTCACCGGCAAATTCGTTGAAGTGATTGCCAATATCGAAGGCCTGGTAGTTGTAATCCGCATACTCATAGTCGATGAATTTCACCATCCCTGCAGAAGGGGAAATGGGATGTGTTAACAGTGGTTGCCAGGGCAACTCCTATCAACATAAAATTGACAACTTTGTGTTGATTATTGAATGTTTCCTTCAGGAACTCCTGGGAATTTTGACACTCATCTCTCATGAAATCATTCTATCAGTCACAGCTGACGATTCTCCTCTGGGTCTACGTCACAAGGTGTTCCACTGTTCCTCCTCACCATCTGTGTGATTATAGATGATGTTTTTGATCAGCAGGTCGTTGTGACAGAGGACGACGGGAGAATCAATCTGTGAGAGGTGTCTCTTCAATGTCTCCATCTCTCCTGACAGTATACCAAAGCTGGGAACGCCCGGGAATGCCACCCAACTGGgggacagaaaagaagagaacatTCTGAGGATGGTTCCATAATCCAGCCTGTCATTCATCCAAACAGAATTATCAGCCAATTATTGGAACTAGACTGGAAGCAGAAGTGCCAGTTTGGACAACAAACAGTGGACAGCGACGTGGAGGGGAGTATCTGTGTCCATGCGGTACAGATGATTCAGAGGTCAAGAGTCAAACAAGGTCAACCATCAGCCGATAGCGGTTCATTTTGCTGCAACGACACTACTGTGAATCAGACAATTTAATGAGAGAGGCTACGGCACTGCTACTACGGGTTTAATCAGTTTTTAGTACATTGAGTCATCGGTTTGTGTCAGATGCTGCAGCAGATTCTAAACAGGTCCATTTGTCCGTCATTTCTTACAGGAAGTGAAGACAGGAAAAACCAGGATTAAAGGTACAGTGGAAGGCTAACATGAGGCTAATGGTTCGCTTCCCCTCTTAGCAGCCACAAACCAGTTTGACCAGTAAATTCATCCTGTTGCCTTCAACgaaatgtaaaataattaataaaagcTCAAATTAGCCAGAATTGTTTTAGTTGAGACAGaactttgttttttattccatattttccatttttagaCTTTTaggaaaagataaataaaatccTGCTTAAAGCatttagaaatttaaaaaacaaaaaagtatcAAACGTTTGTGAATCTGCAGTAAAATCCTTTTAAAATTGTAATTTTATGTAACTTAATGCAGCCTGTAAAAACAGAAGGCTTTTATTTATAGACAATAAACatgatgtttttaaataaaattaattattaatatgAAAAACTGATAGTTGTAGTTATAGTTACTTTCTGGTAGGACAATTAACCATAGATAAACATTGATTATGTTAATAATGCTGGTTAATTATTTCTTCAACAATGATGAATAAAGgctaaatgaaaaaaaacattttaaaacaatacaaatgaagagaaaaatataaaaactaaACATTTTCAATAAAGACTTAGATCTATCACTGATTTGAAGATTAAATACATAGTTATTAAAATACCGTATACAAACATTTTATACACTAAttataataaaaacatctaaattaattaaagatgtttttaaaaatggtaatgaatttgattttgatttgaatttGAGGCAAACATTAatctttttgtctcttttccgGACAGATGAGTGCATCTTCCCcatcatcttctcctccactgctgcttttgtcacaATCACACAGTAGAAACAAACAAGAACATTTTTTATTCTATACATCCACTGAACACATCAACACTCACGctgcagagagtgtgtgtgtgtgtgtgtgtgtgtgtgtgtgtgtgtgtgtgtgtgtgtgtgtgtgtgtgtgtgtgtgtgtgtgtgtgtgtggaccagaCATCTTCTCAAATTATGGCTCCCTCTGTTGGGTGTGTGACTCTAGTACATTATCTTTATCACGGAACACTTTTGCTCCCCAagcgtgtttttatttttttttaaatctgtttgttgataataaaataaacctaaaatgaaaaactaaacaaataaataagacataaaagagaaataaaaatttaGATCCAGACTGACCGATCAACGTAGAGCTGTGTCAAGCCGTGCTAATATGTTACCGTAGCACTATGTAAATCCAGCATGACGAACTTGAAGCTGCAGGAACTAAAAAGTTTGGTTCAACTGAGAAAGGTGGATCAAAATTCATGGAACTTCTCTGTCTGGGACTAAAATGCTACCACTGACAGACATGTAAGTTGGGTCACACCTGAATAACCTGAACAAATTttaataaacaataataaaccTGAATCAGGTTAAAGGTTCCTGGTGAAGTTCTCAGCTTTAAGCTTTGATATAATAATATGTAAATATCATCTCAATAAAAGAAAACCTCCAAACATTGGAACCTTTCAGCATTTCACCATTTATGTAAACAGGGTTGACCATTGCCCGATAAGACTCCAGATTTAGATTTGAACGGACCTATCACATCTTATGCTGCCAGACCTATCAGAGATAACAATGCCGCCacagaggccacgcccactgtcCAATGACAGCTACATCAGCTACCTCAGAGGTGAAGGTTTTAACATTGAGGTTCTCAATATGTGTAGCTCACCAGGCTGGGTCAGAGGCTACGCTGTCATCTTTAGCGTAGAAGGAAATAACTTTTAAGCTGTGTTTGGTTTTATGGACCATCGTCTTCTCTAGTGACCCAGAAAATCAAGACTAAAGCAGAACAAGAGATTATCGAGCCTCTGTTCTCCTGATAGCACCAGCACAGAGGAGCTGGTCTTGTGACCGGAGGTTCTTGTTAATGTTAATGCTGGTTGGTTAAATGTCTCCAGTACCAGAAGTGGACTACCCAATCCCACTGGTGCCACAATCCAGCAGGGTTGTTTGCCGTACCAGGTAGACAACTATCATACTGGGAGGTCCAGACATCGATGGGTGCACCTTCCACCATTGCTGCTGCCAATGTGTGGGATACCTACCAGCCTGGGGTCACACAAGGCACGTCTGATGCAAAATTGATAAAGTGAGCAGAGCACTTGGAATGTACCAGGTGGTACTTTCCTACGTAGAACAATACTACTGTTGACGATGATTCACGGTAGGCAAGAACACGACTACAGTACGAGAAATGTCTCTGAACCAGGTCTACCCGGTGGGGAAGTAAACCTGGCAGGACTGCCACCCTCGTTGCCCACCCCGTCCTGCACTGCAAGTCATAAATTCAGCATGTTCTCTGACTGTAGATGGTAAACATCTTCTGTATCAATATGGTGATAGTTTATCTCAGAAAAGCTACTGTTGAACAACTCCAGGTCTGAAACCTTCCATAAGCCTGCTCTGGTTGCACCATCAGTAGTTGATCTGATAAGATAAAAAATGTTTGAGGATTCTTTTACCTGTCCGGCCGCCGCTGTGCCACAGGACTGATGTTTCGGCTTTTCAGCAGCAGCGCGAGAAAGTGGGACATTTTGGTCCAGATGAAAGGTTCTCCCTGACCACCCTCTGGCCTGATGCAGTGAATTTTCCCCATTTCTGCTGCGATCAGTCTGTGGAGACATATGTTATTAATGCGAACATGCATCACCACAGAGGAAACAGCCTGCCAAAGTTTAGATGTAGGTGAGTAAGATTTAGCCCTGGATGATGCAGCCCCACTCCTGATCAGACAACCCCACCCCATTTTTGCTGCCTTGCCCCCAGTAATGCAGGCCTGCCCCTGATTTTGCTGCCACGTCTTTCTCCTGCGGACAAAACTTTCCTTGTCTTGATGGCAAACTGCTGTGTGAACAAatgaaatattattattatatataatattattataatattattatCATATATTACACTAGAATATTAGCTGTTGTGGCCTCTTTTCATTCTACAATTATGCAAAATCTGTTGCCAATCATTTTAATGTTACTGAACATTTGAACTTCAGCAAATTAAGTTCCGCCCCCTTTAACTTTTAGATGAATGTATATTTTATGGTCTCACTATTCATCCGTTTGCTTAAATTTGCTAACATTTTCCCGTTGACTGGTTTAGAGCTCAGGTTACAGCTGATGGTGTTACATGTTATTTGTGTACTATACACGGTTCCACCAGTGACACAAGAGGCAAACCTACACTAACCTATAGATTGGTGGTTGTCGGACTAGCGTATCATCCAGAACTGTTCCAGGAACAAACTCATAGCAGATGCCATTCTGAAAGGTGCAGTAGATCTGTGGACCACATCTGTAAGAATGGAGGACCTGGAACATCTGAACCTCTCGTTCTCTGTTCACATAGAGTTCTGTCATTCGGCCATAGAGTCGCACCAGAACGCAGTCGTTCTCCTGCAGGGAACCCAcgaagcagccaatcagcttaTTGGTCAGCCCTTCTGTGAAAGTCTGACAGGAGAGAACAGATAGAACTTTTTAGGTAGCACTCGAAGTTCAGCTAAAGTTCACTGAGGTTTGGGTCAAAACTGAAGACAAATGGCTTGAAGGGAGATCAATTTCAGCTTTCACATTAGCAATTATCAGATTTGATTTTCAATCACTTTGATTTTAAGTGATGGTTGGTCTGTCGTGACGACTGTCACTCTGCTCGATGTTACCAATAATAAGACATCACAGCTCTACAAAGAAAATACATGTCTAATGTTGATAGGCTACTTTAACCCATAAATCATGGTTAACTTTCAGACCAGAACCAGTTGCCAATAACATCACACTAAAAAGGCTTTGATATTTAACAGatcccagctgtcaatcaaatccTTGAACTAAAATTAGCATGCTAAGCTAGCTGCCAGGGCAGAAACCATCTCATGAAGAAGAGTCTGAACATCATGCATCATTGCGGGTAGAAGAGTAGAAGCCAAACAGCGATGATA
The nucleotide sequence above comes from Takifugu rubripes chromosome 9, fTakRub1.2, whole genome shotgun sequence. Encoded proteins:
- the LOC101064635 gene encoding ethanolamine kinase 2 isoform X2; translated protein: MDGSRENLLHLYLHIDELEPRGGILELLRSIRPQWKPQDIHMKTFTEGLTNKLIGCFVGSLQENDCVLVRLYGRMTELYVNREREVQMFQVLHSYRCGPQIYCTFQNGICYEFVPGTVLDDTLVRQPPIYRLIAAEMGKIHCIRPEGGQGEPFIWTKMSHFLALLLKSRNISPVAQRRPDSWVAFPGVPSFGILSGEMETLKRHLSQIDSPVVLCHNDLLIKNIIYNHTDGMVKFIDYEYADYNYQAFDIGNHFNEFAGVEDINYSRYPGVELQRDWLTAYLESYKHSSGLEVRVTDAEVTRLYVQVCKFSLASNFFWGLWAIFQSRHSTIHFNFQRYATARLSYYFKKKEEYFGMNPKLDINSGV
- the LOC101064635 gene encoding ethanolamine kinase 1 isoform X1 yields the protein MDGSRENLLHLYLHIDELEPRGGILELLRSIRPQWKPQDIHMKTFTEGLTNKLIGCFVGSLQENDCVLVRLYGRMTELYVNREREVQMFQVLHSYRCGPQIYCTFQNGICYEFVPGTVLDDTLVRQPPIYRLIAAEMGKIHCIRPEGGQGEPFIWTKMSHFLALLLKSRNISPVAQRRPDSWVAFPGVPSFGILSGEMETLKRHLSQIDSPVVLCHNDLLIKNIIYNHTDGMVKFIDYEYADYNYQAFDIGNHFNEFAGERLEITMNIDRCCCPGVEDINYSRYPGVELQRDWLTAYLESYKHSSGLEVRVTDAEVTRLYVQVCKFSLASNFFWGLWAIFQSRHSTIHFNFQRYATARLSYYFKKKEEYFGMNPKLDINSGV
- the LOC101064635 gene encoding ethanolamine kinase 2 isoform X3 codes for the protein MFLSEFNHQHQKTFTEGLTNKLIGCFVGSLQENDCVLVRLYGRMTELYVNREREVQMFQVLHSYRCGPQIYCTFQNGICYEFVPGTVLDDTLVRQPPIYRLIAAEMGKIHCIRPEGGQGEPFIWTKMSHFLALLLKSRNISPVAQRRPDSWVAFPGVPSFGILSGEMETLKRHLSQIDSPVVLCHNDLLIKNIIYNHTDGMVKFIDYEYADYNYQAFDIGNHFNEFAGERLEITMNIDRCCCPGVEDINYSRYPGVELQRDWLTAYLESYKHSSGLEVRVTDAEVTRLYVQVCKFSLASNFFWGLWAIFQSRHSTIHFNFQRYATARLSYYFKKKEEYFGMNPKLDINSGV